CACTGGAAACAATGGAGACTGGTACTGGATGCCTAGAAAAACAAGTTGGGTAAGAGGAAGTCTCTCCCCTTAGGTATTTTACAGACCCCTGGAGGGAGATATTCCAAGGAGAAAatagggcagggcagggctcagACCCTTtgggtgctttaaaaaaaaaaaaaatagtatatccTAGTTAACTTgtaaagaacagaaattcattAGTCACAGTTCTAGAAGTTGGAAATCCAATATCAGGGTGTCTCTTATAAGGGCCCCAATTTCATCAGGGATATGGCCTTGTACTCTCATCACCTCCAAAGGGCCCCCACCAGATAGCATCATTTCAGGGTTAAGATTTCAACAATTTCCGAACATTCATTAGCAGTTCATTAAAAGCTCCATGACTGCCATCTAAAAGAGACAATATAACCATCCTTAGTACCAAAGAAGAGTGAGTAGGTATATTAGCAAGAAAGAGCAAGTGGGGCCAAGAACTGAGAATCCACATCTTCATTTTTGACCTGAAGTCACACTCTGCTTTTTacctgccaaactgtggaaatcgAACTGAAGTGGAGCCTACCTAGTCTCCCTCTCAAATGGATGGAGAAAAGAGCATCCAATTGATTGTTCATTATTGTCTCTGAGTTATCTCCAGAGCACCTCAGAATAAAGGTCATTCAGTGATGCTTCAGGAAAGATCTACCACAACTCATAGTTAAATAGCCTGGTTGCTGTAGGCCGTGTGAATGGGGGAGAATTTGAGTTTAGATGTATGGCACTCTGTAGGACACCAGGCTAGTTATTTTTCTGTGATGACCAAGTTAAGGCAAATTTGAGATGAGACCATCCTTGGGGCTTCCTCTAGTGCTGGGCAAAAGCTGAAAATTGTGCTCTTGCAACCCAAACCCCAGGGCCCTGTGCACCTGAAAGCAACTAGAATCACAGTGGTTTCAGCAATAATCCCAGTAGACGTTGTTGACACCAGGAAGAGTAGAGTGGATATTTCAGGCATGGTCTCATATAGTTCTAGCAAACATGGCCATGATGAAGCAAAGCAGTTTGGTCACTCATGAATGCCTCCTGGTAGGATGAGGAGATCAGAGAGCATGCTGCAGTTATCATGACATATTGAGCCAGGGCACTTGCCCCATGCCAAGGAGGGCCAAGTGAGTCCATGACTAAGAGCTGGTATGTCAAAGATGGCTAGGTACCTTCTAGGTAAAGAGTAGGAATGTAGAGGGGTAAGGCAAGGTAACTTCCTATGCAAAATGAAAAGAGTTCAGAATAGAAGGTGAGAGTAAGTTTGTCACATGATAATAATCAATATTTACACGGTTTTGAATTTAGGACaaaaaactttccttttttttttttttaatagatcagTTTGCAACTGATCTATTCCTCTAAAAGTCCTTTGGGAAATTTGAAATTATATGCAAAAATCTAAACAaagattcaggggtgcctgggtggctcagtcaattaaatgtcccacttttggtttcagctcatgatctcagggtggtgagatagagCTCTGCATTGGACAACATTCTCCaagggggggtctgcttgagattctgtccctctctctctctgccctcctcctgctctctctctctcaaataactaaataaatctttttaaaaagaaggggcgcctgggtggctcagtgggttaaagcttctgccttcagctcaggacatgatctcagggtcctgggattgaaccccacatcaggctctttgctcagcagggagcctgcttccccctccccctctgcctgcctctctgcctacttgtgatctctctttgtcaaataaataaaatttcaaatcttttttaaaaatcttttaaaaaaggattcacATTGATTATGTTCTTTTACTTGCTGATTTTTACTACCAATGGTGCAAAAATGAGTTGTTGGAGAGTGAACATATCTTAGGTATTACAATGATTGCTGCTCTTTAAATCAAACCTGTTCAACAAAATTCTattccttattatttattttctcactatCTCTTAACTTGTTGGTTTTTCTTGAGTATCTTATGTGAAGTATTGACACTGAGTTCATGAAAGCTACAGAAAATGCAAGTTTAGAGCAATAAAATTTACATCAAATAGATGGCTCACCAGAGGACTCTTCCTCCATCATTTGCTTGATTTCAAAGCTGTATTGTGAGAGGTGAGAGGTGGCCTTCCCTTACTTAGTAGCTGCCATTATTGTCTGTTTATGAATATCAAGCAgtcagtgaaattaaaaattattattttctgataTGAAGCAAAATTAGAAGTTAAGACCTAAAAATACATGTCAGGAAAATACTGTGAATTTTCAATTGTTTTGAGTACTTCTAATAAATGTTTAAGTATATCATTGCAGTCATCATTATTATGTATTGTATTGGtacaattttaaatttgaataggATTTTAATACATTACTATTTATGTAAGTATAATAAAATTTGCTCTGAAAACTTagttataaagataaataaaatgttaataacttttaaatttacttatagCTTAAAATTTTTGTCAATCTTAATCCTGCATTGGATGAGAGAGTCAAGTTTGGCACTATTTTCTTTCTATGTATAAAGTACAGATACATAGAGAGGACGCAAATAGATACAGAGGATAACTGTGTCATTAAAATTTCATGAGGGATTCAATTAgcaaaaaatatctaaaatgacTCTGGGGTCAAGGGAAGGGGAGacaataatgaaatgaaattgttgagaaacactgctctaaacccatttggtgaatgcaaaatgaaaaacaaaaacaaaagtagaaaGTAAGAGGAACATCCAGAAAATGGAAACTAATGCGTCCCCATTTAAGAGTGTGCACAAGGGAAGATGTTCAGAGAACCTAGAGCCACGGTTCCCAGACGTGCCCACCCCAGCCAGACCAACAGCATCTGCAGGATCCCCAATGGCCCTGCCCTACTCCTTCTTGGTGGCCCTGGTGGTGCTCAGCTGCCACTTCCTCAGCTCTATGGGATGTGACCTGCCTCAGGATCATGGTCTGCTGAACTGGAGGGCCTTGATGCTCCTGCGACAAATGAGGAGAGTCTCCACTTTTTCCTGCCTGAGGGACAGAAATGACTTTGCCTTCCCCCAAGAGGTGTTTGATGGCAAGCAGCTGCAGAATGCTCAAGCAATCTCTGTCCTCCATGTGACGAACCAGAAGACCTTCCACCTCTTCTGCACAGAGGCCTCACCTGCTCCCTGGAACACGACCCTCCTGGAGGAATTGTGTTCAGGACTTTCTGAGCAGCTGGGCCACCTGGCAGCCTGTCCCCTGcaggaggcgggggtgggagagACGCCCCTGGTGAATGGGGACTCCATCCTGAGGAACTACTTCCAGAGAATCTCCCTCTATCTGCAAGAGAAGCAATACAGCCATTGTGCCTGGGAGATGGTCAGAGCAGAGATCATGAAAGTTTTCTCTTCATCAACAACCTTGCAAGAAAGGTTAAGGGGCAAGAAACAAGACCTGGTTCAACATGGTGATgactctcactgacaaataataTCGTACTTCCTTGTGTTCTACCAGGTCAAAGACTCTCATTTCTGCTACAATCATGACACGGTGGAATcaatttgtcaaatgttttcaGGAGTATTAAGTGACATCATGTAGAGCATATCAGCTCTACAAGAACTAGTTCCTTTCAGATGACTATGCTGATCTATTGATGTATCTAtttaataacttatttatttaactatttataaGATTTAAATTATCTCTGAACAACATTAGGTATAATTTCTCTTTGtggttaagagaaaaaatatattctttatatttgttcaatttattatttcctttctttattaaatattttgtatagaaaaattattgtatttattattttttaaataaacaagtctgaggggagcctgggtggcttagtgggttaaagcctctgccttcagctcaggtcatgataccagggttctgggatcaagtcccacatctggttttctgctcagcagagagcctgcttcccttcctctctctctctgtctgtgtctctgcctacttgtgatctctacctgtcaaataataaataaataatctttttttttaaaaagagagagagagaaacaagcctAATTATAACCTGAAGAGAGAATGGATTATACAATGCACCTACTCATTATTATGTTATTCACgctataaattaaaaacagactttCTCTAAACCAGTTTGTGTATTGCTGTCAGGATAGAAGTGGACATTATAAATCCAATCCTGCTTTGTATCATGGATTTTTGTGGAGAAACcaacctaaaaataataataattttgaagtaGTACCAATTATGTTAAGTGATATAATAAGAAGGGGGAAAATGGAGTTCTCTCAGCAGAAGCTGCAGTAAGTCATTGtcaggaaacagaaacagaaacaatagaTCTCTTCTACAATTGACTGATGGAAAATGGATATTTGAGTCTGTGATTTATAAGCAGCTCTATTAACCAAAAGCCTGCGAGCAGAAGTGGTCATATCGGAAGAGTAGAGCATGAGAAAAGAACTTAAGATTGATTCCTCGAtaggcacttgagtggctcagtgggataagtttctgccttaagctcaggttatgatctcagggtcctgggatggaaccccacaatggacagggtccctgctcattgaggagtctgcttctccctctccctccacccttcccccaacccccacttgaactcacactctctctctcaataaaataaaataaaataaaaagattaattctGTAAACTTTCAAGTGGTAAGAGAGAAAAGAgccacaaaggaaacaaaggtgaAATGGCCCTAAGGCAATAGGGTAAGAGAATACTGGTCAgagtatttcaaagaaaaaagtgcTTCAAAGAATTAAATATTGCAAAATGTGGATGGGAAGTGTCTACCACCCTGGGATATAGGGAGCATTGAAACTTTAGTGAGAGCTGACTTGCCAGAATTCATCAACAGAAACCATATTAGAAGGTAAAGGGAGAGAGTGAATAAGAGAAGTGAAGTTAATGTGTTCAGAGAAAACAGTTGTGAGAGATTTGCCTTCTGAAATgcaacagaaaacagaatgggaattGGAaattatgtgcatttttttttctgcagaattCCCTCATTTGCAATGTATGTGTCCCTGGGTCGATTCATGGATTTGAAACATTAGCAAATCATGTCCATCTgtttaatatgtatttcttttaaagaatggCACATTTCATTACTCACAAtgctaatttattattattttgattccTACAGTGTGGAATGTCAGTAGGCTGCTCTGTGGATTGGAACCACGCAGAACCCACAGGGCAGCAGATGGAAGGCAAGGTTGCTGAAGAGAAGAGCTCCTGATGTCTTTCTCTCACCTGGGAGTCACTTTAGTATTGTCCTTCCCTTCTTGGTCAGATTGCCTTTGAGTCCCTGTTGCCTCAAAGCATCCAAATGTGATGACAGTTTTCTAGCAAAGCtgagtggagaaagaaaaaaaagaaaatgatgtattGAAAGTGATGGAAACAAATGGTCCAGgaccttctttttccattttctcttccctaGTTTGgtactgaatcaagaagaaatggaaaggaattgAGAAGAGCAAGATAACTCCTGTCCAtaaaattactaaattaaaacaaagatactcatttttaaaaactctgaacCAGTGAAACAAAAGTGGCTAGTTTTATCTAGCATCTTATGTGGCCCCACTGCCCCATATTTCActgtgagacagagcatgaggaATCCAAGGGCTCAGGAGAAGAGGACTGACTCAATAATGCAGGGATAGTCATTCCTTCAGTCAAAACCTCGCACAGCAGGGAAAGCTACACCGAGTCCCCTGTGGCCTCAGAAACTGAGAACAGAAGAAGGACTCACAGTCTAATGACTGAACTCCATATAGAAATcaacatttaacaaaataaaactgcagTCACTATTTAAGGCAAAACTTAAAAAGGGGGGGCTGATAATTTACCCATCCCCGTGTCCCTGACACTCGCACGTAGTACATAACGTTTACCTTGTGTCCTCTGTAAGACACAGAAAAATATGATATTTGGGTACCTGACAGAAAGAAGAGGAATTGGTCACAGAAACACTCTTGGGTCTTGGGTTGTTGATTGTTCATGGGACAAAAACAAATCCCCTCTAAGACAGTTTTGCTCAAAACTGAAAGTGTGCTGAGCTCACTCCTCACAGCCAGGTAGAGAGAAGGGGAGTgggcgagggagggagggagtgaagaGGGCAAAGGTGGAACACAGGTGGCTGTGGCACAGCATAAGATGCAACCCGCCCTGCTCAGGGGGTATGAGATTCTATGCAGAAAGGATACATGGATGTGCAGCTGAAATTAGAACAGAAACACCAAGCTgtgccaaaaaacaaacaaacaaacaaactaggaaACTAGCCTGGGTTTCAGGGaagaaactgatgaatcattagaAGGACAAGGCAGAAAGAGGTGGAAATGCCACTTACCTCCCTGGTGATGAGACACCCCCCTCCCCTACCTCATCCAAACAGCACCCCGCATGGCCATCCTTGGAAGTCTTCTTTTGTACACAGAATCCAAGAATACTCTTCATCATTAGTCATTATGCCCTAAGCAATTAATAGGAACATTGGCCAATGACCAAGGTGTGGGAAGACCCCAGGGAGTGCTTGTCAAACAGGGGGACCACATCCTTTCTGAAGAGGAAAGATGCTGAGGGATGAGGCAGCAGGGCtgaagaacagaaatgaaaatagagaaaacagagCCCAGGAGCAGAGGTAAAACTGCATTCTCAGCAAGGAGAACAaagctgcctacttgtgactgtaacacaaacattttttttttctcatttgaaagcTTTGGCTCCATTTACATAGAAACATCTCAAGATCTGGACAAATTAAACTTTGATGAAAAATAATCGAAATCAGTGGTGTCTTCCAATCTCTTCTAAGCATAtgtaaagaaaaccaaataaaaattaaaagccataAAAAGTGCCCAGGAACATTCTGCAAATGAAAACTACCCTATTGTATTTAAGAGTCATGAATGGAAAGAATTGGAGAGGAACTGAGGGCCATGACACACCTGACTGGTCCCCCAGACAACCAGAGTCAGCTATGGCAGAGATTTTTCAATTGTCAGACTAGGAATTCAGAATGACTATCATTAATATGCTGAGggtattaatgtattcatattctcattcattcattcattcatctattttatctTCTATGTACTATTTAAAACAGATTTGAACAGCAAGAcgcccttttaaaaataaaaaaatacttttgttcatataatatcatatttacctttataatacatttgaatgtAGCAAAATTTGTTCATCTTATTTTTGtaaaactgttttctttatgAAATTCTTCATCAGGAGATTTTTCAGATTTGTTAattcttaaaaagagagataGCCTGAATTCGTGACCAATTTTGAAGAATGAATGATAAATTCAAATCACTCATTCATTTCTTGTTCATTGTTTTAAAACTGCTTATCTTTATGCCAGATTATGTAGTTATTCTGGGGACACAGAGGTGAATAAAGCAATTGTAAAGCTTATTCTCTTTAAGCCTTCcattttgaagagaaagaaacataaaacGGGAGAATGAGACAAGATGGCCAATTTAGTTGGCCTacttctgaacacctacaaactcaacaggagattatagagaagaagaacagcaattctaggagcagaaaagcaaccactttctggaaggtaggatgtggaGAGAAGTGAATCAGAAGCCACGGGAAGAGAGGCCACAGCAGGGAGGGGCctgctcccagcaagcagtagagcagtggagcacaaaatcagaacttttacaagtctcctccactgagggacgtcacTTCAGGGGTTAAGCgagggatggagccctcatggggacagtgtggtctcaggacctgcagggtcacaaaaagatcaggggtgtctgagtgtggcagagctccacactcagtattGGAGCAGGGAcactggctgcagagacagagccaaggggtgggctctcagcttggggttaccttaaatctGAGACACgatcaggccactgctctttgatcAGGggccccacaagtggcagatacGGGGACACCCCTCCTTtttcctccaggaggagcagcacaggagcacgcagcaggaatctgctgggtttggagactccaaacagagcTGTGAATCAGAGATAGACATGCTTGGTCACAGCTGGGAGAGcatggagtgcagccagagacaagggagacaggagggattgactgcttttctctgagggcacactgaggagtggtgACCTGAGCTCTTGGCAACTCTgagcagagactgggaggccaccattttcattctcctcttccaaagctgtatggaaagtgttcagggaacaaaaggtaCTGAGAGCAAAACGGAGCAGactgcttagcctggcccctagcAAAGGTGGTACAATTCTCCCTTAGGTATAAACACTTGAAAATTACTGCAAgagtccctcccccagaagagcaGCAAGAATATCTAGCCAAGATCAAgctcaccaatcaatgagaactgcagaactccagagctaggggaatgtCCCAcaaagaattcatggcttttttcccattactctttagtctttcaaatttaaattttattttttcttattctatttttaaatttttttcctcttttctattttaacatattttaactattttatcttatcagttacttttaaaaaactttttataattttcatctttatagtcatattctgtcccttcatcatgtttacccttatttttgtacatatatatatgcttttctttctttaaagttttgggaggcagtttcttctaacagacaaaaatatacctaaaatcaagggtgtggctctgttctattcaccagtctaatcatatttttttccctttcttctccccccagttttgggtttcttctaatttggttagtgtatatttttctggtgtCATTGttgcccttttagtattttgttctctcattcatctattcctctctggataaaatgacaaggcagaaaaactcacctcaaaataaaaagaacaaga
This is a stretch of genomic DNA from Mustela lutreola isolate mMusLut2 chromosome 12, mMusLut2.pri, whole genome shotgun sequence. It encodes these proteins:
- the LOC131812513 gene encoding interferon alpha-1/2-like, with amino-acid sequence MALPYSFLVALVVLSCHFLSSMGCDLPQDHGLLNWRALMLLRQMRRVSTFSCLRDRNDFAFPQEVFDGKQLQNAQAISVLHVTNQKTFHLFCTEASPAPWNTTLLEELCSGLSEQLGHLAACPLQEAGVGETPLVNGDSILRNYFQRISLYLQEKQYSHCAWEMVRAEIMKVFSSSTTLQERLRGKKQDLVQHGDDSH